The genomic segment TCAAAAATCCAAAAGATTGAAAATCTATTTATATGAAGCATGATTGAatagaaaacttgaaaaaaaggaaaaacttgATATACATATTTGCGGAGTGACAATTTCTGACTGTACATCTCTTCCTGTGGGCAAAATCTTTTACTATAGTTCATATAATTGTGATGAACAGAATTGAAAATTTCTGAAACTTGCTAGAAATCTGAATTTATACAGATATTAATAATCTAATTTGAACATTCTATCAgtgttttctgtttttagtAAAGTAAACCATTCCTTTTATCTAAAGTATTTTATGTGTCGTAGTCAGATTACTTTACCATAAATCCTTATAATTCAACATGAACACTAGCTTGGTTACGATAAGATGGAGTTAATGATGAAATCCTTACAATTTAGCCAACACTTCTTCCTCATGATGATTTGCATGCATGCACACAGATATATGTGCTTAAGTTCTTTACTAATGGGATGATAAACACATCCTACTTTATTGAATTAACATCCCAATCATGTTTCTTAGCTTACTGTGTGAATCTTTTAGTAACCGGATCTTTTTCTCCTAGGGTGCCCCAAGACGTTGTAGCAACTGGGGGGAAGTGCTATCTTCTAAAATGGGTTACAGGTTGGTTTTGGTTGTTCTGCATCATGCATTATTCCAATTTTGTTGTCATCTCTAAATATAAGGGGAACAAGTATAGTGGGTTAAGTAATTTGCTATCTTGATATTTTATTGAGAAAGATGACGTGTgtattgctttctttctttctacttgcCTTTACATTTTTTTGTCTTGTGAGGGGCCTTttgccgggggggggggggggggggggaagggaaGAGAGGAGTTGCAATTATACATTTAAGTAAACTTCTGCTGACAAAACTAAGAGAATGTAGGATTTCAGAAGTAGCTAAGCATCCATTGAGTTTCACTGTATTGAATAAGTGTGTGGAGATTGTTCAGACAATGGCAAAATGCCTTGTGTATGTGTAAAATGTCTCCagttatcaagaaaattaaagatattAACAGTGTCTGTATGTTGACTCTGTTTAACATGCATTGGACACAAAGTCATGAAGATAGCTAGGCATGTTTGTGTTTTTTAGTCTACATAAGAGAATGTGCTCAATGCTTTTTGACCAATCTGTGGGTTAATCAAGATGCAGATGGTTTGTTTTGGCCGGATGGCTTTGGTTCATGCCCTTACATGGTCAGGATTTTAAACACTGGACTTGATTGCTTGGATTACCTAAAGGTTGGATAGCTATTGAACTGGGGTAGTAGAATGCACTGAGGGTGTTGCAACCATTATTCTTTCCCTTTTGCTTTAGTCATATAGAGATAATGTTTATCCTTGTGCCATTCCTTTTATAGAGGCCACATTGAAGGCCATGAAAGAGAAATCTAACGAGCCAGAAGTGGCAGAGCCAGAACCAGAGCCAACTACAGAGGTCCTTTTCCTTTGTAGCTATGAGGGCTGTGGGAAGACATTTATTGATGCTGGAGCTTTGAGAAAGCACTCGCACATCCATGGAGAGAGACAATATGTTTGCCACTATGAAGGGTGTGGAAAGgtaatgttttaaattttaatctaaCATGGTCTTGCTTGTTTTGTTACTGACAGGGTTCTGTAAGTCTTATGAGATGTGTTGTAACTTGGAAGAGCAGCAAAATATTGAAGCAGCACTCTGAAAATATCATGAATTCACCAACTCATCTCAATGAGGGAGCTCATTTAGTTCAGTGTAGCATTCATATCCATGTTTCATGTACTTTGTACCTTAGACGTTAGCAAAGAATATGCTCCTTCAAACATTAATACGCATAAATTGGCCCTCTAGTGACTTATGAACATTAAATTGAATCTGACACTGACAACAAAATATACTGGAAGGGAACAAACAGCTCTTGCATTTCCTAGTTAACACAATTTTAACTAATATGAGATGTTGATTGATTCAAGTGTAATGTCAGAACCATTGATGATCAATTTATTAGTAGAATTACTAAGAGCTGATATGCTATTTGAAGTGTTATACTATGAAAAATCAGTTAGCAAAAGCTCAACAGACGGAAAACTAGGGAGCTGAAATGCTAGAAATCTGAGGATGTTGAAAAAACAAATGTAACCAGTAATGGTCCACATAATTTTCCATATGCATCGTGTGGATGCAGGTTGGGTCACTTATGTTGTGATCAACCTTTCTCTTCTCACATTTTGAGGATTTTTTGAAACTAATTGATTGTTTAGTTCTTCCCTTTAAATAATTGAACGTTTTAACTCAGTCATGGGCTTGCCTTGCAGAAATTTTTGGACAGTTCAAAACTGAAGAGACATTTTCTTATTCATACAGGAGAGAGAGATTTTGTCTGTCCTCATGAAGGCTGTGGTAAGGTGATCAAGCTGtccattcaaaaatatatatagtttccTCATTTACTTCTTTCATCACATTGTATTgattctcatttttttgttaattaaatttatcacCCCTATGGATTGGCCCCTAACTCTCCTATTGTGACAAGCAATGCCAATACCCTATTTTTACAATTAAGGTTCAATATTTGCTCTCTATTGCCTGTCAATCATGAATATGCTAGAAAATATTAATGACGAGTGAATGttgcatcttgaattttctatcACATTCATGAACAAGAAGTTGCTACTTGATCATAACTATAAaggattaatttttaatttaaagtaaGGATGCAAAGTGTagttacaacaacaacaacatatccagcctttatcccactatgtggggtcggctacatgaattctagatttctatgtatttctgtcttttgtcatatcttcattgatgtccatacacttcatatcaaactttaatgtttctcccaaagtcttcttaggtctgcctctacctctttttttgactaattgtttcatttcatccactctcctcacatgagcgtcttttggtctccttttcacatgaccaaaccatcttagtctagtctctctcatcttctcttctattgttactactcctaccttattacgaataacttcatttctaattttatcttttcttgtatggccgcacatccatcttaacatcctcatctctgctacgctcgtcttttgctcatgctggtatttgactgcccaacattttgagccgtacaacaaaactggtcttatagctgtcctatataattttcctttcagttttaatgggattttaccatcacataacacccccgatgcatttctccattttagccaacctgccttaattctatatgtgacatcctcgtgaatttcatctttttgaatcactgatcccaaatatttaaaatgatcttttctttgtaagatttggtcttccaattttattataacatcctccaatcttgcattcttactaaatttacattccatatattttgttttctttctgcttaatttaaatcccttagattctaaattgtttctccataactcaagctcagtgttcactccttcttttgtttcatccaccaacactatgtcgtctgcaaaaaGCATACAcaatggcacctctgtctgaatatctttagtgagttcatccattactaaagcaaataagtatgaacttagtgcagaaccttgatgcaattctattgtaattttaaacggttcagtatcctctccgcatgttctgacccttgtctctgcaccatgatacatgttcttaagggcttgtatataggctattcagactcctttcttctctaaaactctccataatatttctctagggaccctatcataggtcttttctagatttataaacaccatatgtaggtcattCTGATGCTCttgatacctttccattaggcgtctcagtaggtatatagcttccattgttgacctaccaggcatgaaaccaaactgattttccgagacctctgtttcttttctgagcctctgctctatttctctctcccagagtttcatggtatggcttattaacttaattcctatgtaattttcacagttttgaacatctcatttgttcttatatatagggaccaaagtactcttcctccactcatctgacatcttttttgatttaagaatcgcgttaaataatttcgttagccaggagatgccctcttctcccattcatttccatgcttctattggtatattatccggtcccaccgtcttatgatttttcatcttttttaatgcttgtcttatttcatttggatttatgcgttgataaaatgtatagctcacgtttccttcggagttactaagatgtcccaacctaactcttgtgtcgtcattatcattgaataattttgtgaaatactccttccatctctccttaattgctctctcattcactatacattttgattttcatcttttatgcatttcacttgatttaaatcccttgtttttctttctcttgctttaactaatttatatatatctctttctccatcttttgtatcaagtcgtttatatagattctcgtatgcttttgacaTTGTTTTACTAACAgttttttttgctgccttttttgattctttgtaatttttttgattttcttcattgttgcactgatatacagccttatagcaattttttttatttttaattttcaattgtacttcttcattccaccaccaagactccttaaggttaggggctctaccatttgtctctccaagcactacctttgctgtgCTTCTCAGGGTATTAGCCATTTCTCttcacatttggtttgtttgtccttctccattccattctcttctaccctttaatttttctttgaagattagttgtttctccccttttaaatcccaccacctgattcttggattttgttttatgtgattttttctcttccaatttcttacttggacgtcaagtactagaagtctatgttgagtagtcaaacactctcccggtatcaccttacaatccctacaacatacccggtcctcttgtctcatgaggaagtaatctatttgggtgcttgatgtgacatttttatatgtgattaagtgttcgtcccgttttttgaacctagtattggttatgatgagcccatatgtcattgcaaaatctagaatagacttaccctcattattaatttctccgaatccataccctccatgtacctctctgtagtcgtttccgtctctacccacgtgaccatttaagtcacatcctataatcactttttctcctcttggtatcatttgtatgagtccttctaggtcctcccagaattttgcttttatctcctcacctaaccccgcttgtggtgcatatgtactaaagatattcataatcattcttcctagaataaccttcaccataataatcctatcccctattctttttacatccactacctcatctactaagcttttatccataataatccccacttcattttttgctcgatcatttctTGTGTACCgtattttatattcattttctggcaaaatttttgcttttttccctacccatctcgtctcttgaaggcacataatattaatctttcttttaatcatcacatctaccacttccatagctttgcctgttaatgttcctatgttccatggcccaatccttaatctatgattttgtttttggctttgactttgaatttgattttgtttttgattttgattttgattttgtttttggttttggttttgattttgattttgattttggattaacttctttacccacatccgtccaaacaaatgcgggaacccttgctcatttgtcactacatccgggcgccgatgcagcggccctagctcacttgacactacacgcgggtagtgtagcgcgtcgctatgaagggttacgctcacgcccaaacgatttttcataatttgtctagagttcatgttttggatccgactaagttttacgttgactgtcggctacctaacacaaccctcctcctttatccggggttgggaccggcagtggataacatccccaggtGGAGTGTAGTTAatctgaaaatattttaatctttctcCTTTTGATCAGAATGTTTTGTTCTAGTGCTAGAAGATTTACATTCTTGGTCCAAGGTTTGTTAGTTCTGGCAATTTTGGGAAAACTTGTAATTTGCATCTCAAAATTAAGATTTCAATGTTTTAGGGTCTTGGATTGAAGCCCAACAGTTAAATTGATGTAATCTCTTGATGCTgaattttattagttagattATTATTTGTCTGAGAAAATTAGATGGTTTAGCAATGCTTATTAATTTCAGAGCCTAATTAGACAAGTCATCGCCTTATGTATGCGACATCAGTGTTGCCTTAGCCCATCAAATTCATCACAATTCGGAAGTTTTTGGTGCTCTTGAAGTTTTTGCTTTATCTGAAAATGAAGTATGAAAAATGCAGGCTTTCTCACTGGATTTCAACCTAAGGTCACACATGAAAACGCATTCACAAGAGAACTATCACATCTGCCCGTATCAAGATTGTGGTAAGAGATATGCGCATGAGTATAAATTGAAGAACCACATTGCCTCCCATCATGAAAAGGTTTGTCATCGGGTCATATTTAGTAGTTAGTTGTCTAATCTATCTTTGAGGCACTTTGATATTTTTGCATGTATATAAAACATTAAACTTTTCTATTTATGGTTGTCtgcttcattttttaaattttttatccatAGGATAACACATATTCATCATTGTAAACAGAACCAAGAATTACGGGAATGGTAGAATGAGGTATCTCAATTGAGAATGGTCaagaaatctctctctctctctatatatatatctctctctctttatatatgtGTTACTTTATGCTACAAGAATACGAAGGCTTAATACGTGCTCTTAGTTACCTGAATTCTATCTCACCGATCATTTAGGTCAGAGtaatcatcttttttttttcttttgtttaattttgtatttatttagttattataaTTTGGAACTTAAGTTTTGGTTTTGTATTCTGTGAAGAAGTGCATATTTGTCTCTCTTTATTGATTGGATAAAATGGGATATGATAGTTTTATTGGATATTAAACTTCATCATCAAATAATTGCCGCAGAACAATGTGGTGGATGTGCCGGCGAAGTATTCCCAACCTCCAGAGAAGGTATCAAAAACTTCAAAGGCGTCTGCTAGTAGTGCTTATGGGTCTGCATCGTCCGACCGACCTTACAGCTGTCCATACGAAGGGTGTGACAAGGCCTACATCCATGAATACAAGCTGAACCTTCATCTAAGGAGAGAACATCCTGGGCATTTGCTGGAGGACAATGCCAAGAACCCACAATCTGCTGCTATTGACAATGATTTGGATGAAGGCAGTGACCACGATGCTTACGCCGGAAGAAAACGTGGAAGCAGCAAGGTGCAGAAGCAAAGCAAATCCAAGGCAAATCTGAAGCTGCCTCCTACAAAGGTTGCACGTAAGGGTTCAACCGTGTCGCCCGCCAACATGAATACTGCTGCTGCAAAAAAGCCATGGCCGGTCAAAGAAGAGATATATGAAGAAGATAGCgaagaaacagaagaggatCGTGACAATGTGGAGGATGGTTGGAGATATGCTGAAAATAACGAGGACGACGATGAAGAGACCGAGTACGAGGAGGACTAGCTAGGAAGGATTGCAAAGAgtaccccaccccaccccatcCCACCCCAGTTTGAGCTGATTTCATTTTGTACATGCCTTAATATTTGCCGAAATTGGAATGCAGCCGTTTGCCAGTACCAAGATTTTGACTGCTTTGTAGTGTACATTATAAGTGTCTCCTGCATCTGCCGTGTCTCCTGGGCGGGGATCCTCCTCCGCTCCcaagtaaaatattaatttgaagttgACGTACGGTGGGTTCGCATTGTATTTGTAGCGTTGAAACTGAaagctccctctctctttctgtgCCTGTGCTGAGAggagttttaaattttgaagtttTCCTTTCCTGAGTTTTAGTTATTTGTTTGTTAGATCTTTTAgtgctataattttatttgttaacaaattgaaattattaaatgaaatgctatattttttaaattatcttaaattacAAGTCCGCGCACCCAATGCATTCGTGATTATGCATTACTGAACACATTATTGAATCACTTGTAatccttatttaattattttttaaaaataaattatattttacatctgtaaaatttgataaaaagagGATACATTCTTGACATTtgagaaataacaaaaatatttatccaACTTTACAACGctaattatctaattttaaatgtgttaaattaaattttcatgaTAAATTTCAACGATTGAAAACAAAGTAACACAATATATCTAAATAGGTCAAATTAGCCTCTTAATGTGTCAAATCTATGAAATAATTTGTACAGCAAAATTGTTATATCACAAAACTCGTTAAGTATATGATGTGTGCTCTCATTTTGAGACGTAGAGAAACATAATTGATAACAAGACGCTTTTATTGCaagaagatattaaaaaaatatcttgaaaaaatccttttattgttttttagataaataaagcacttccatttttttcttttacattgtTTGATAAACATAGCAAAATGCACGCGCGCGTACGCGCACACAGAAAACCACAAATAAGAAGATCTCGAGAACATACTTTTGCTATTACATGCATTAGCCTATTTTTTAATGCTTTTGCTATTATACTTTTGTGATAGTGCCGACAGAGGAGGTGGCGGCGGCGAAGATGGTTGAGAGGGCAGCTCTTCCGGGAGGTGAAAGAGTCAGTGACACCCACAAACAGAACATAATATGCTTTCATTGTTGCCGGGGAGGAACTCTTTGCAACCATCTAATAACAATACcgggctttccatatttataCCGAAATTTCGGCGACATTCTCGATATCAAACAGTGGTTTGGAAATTTGCATGATGATCAGCCATTGcacagggagagagagagagagagagagagagaagagttgGATTGAATAT from the Diospyros lotus cultivar Yz01 unplaced genomic scaffold, ASM1463336v1 superscaf1, whole genome shotgun sequence genome contains:
- the LOC127793077 gene encoding zinc finger transcription factor YY1 isoform X1, which encodes METQTNHNFFDRRPITKSKAPAVKWFREWVPQDVVATGGKCYLLKWVTEATLKAMKEKSNEPEVAEPEPEPTTEVLFLCSYEGCGKTFIDAGALRKHSHIHGERQYVCHYEGCGKKFLDSSKLKRHFLIHTGERDFVCPHEGCGKAFSLDFNLRSHMKTHSQENYHICPYQDCGKRYAHEYKLKNHIASHHEKNNVVDVPAKYSQPPEKVSKTSKASASSAYGSASSDRPYSCPYEGCDKAYIHEYKLNLHLRREHPGHLLEDNAKNPQSAAIDNDLDEGSDHDAYAGRKRGSSKVQKQSKSKANLKLPPTKVARKGSTVSPANMNTAAAKKPWPVKEEIYEEDSEETEEDRDNVEDGWRYAENNEDDDEETEYEED
- the LOC127793077 gene encoding zinc finger transcription factor YY1 isoform X2 yields the protein MKEKSNEPEVAEPEPEPTTEVLFLCSYEGCGKTFIDAGALRKHSHIHGERQYVCHYEGCGKKFLDSSKLKRHFLIHTGERDFVCPHEGCGKAFSLDFNLRSHMKTHSQENYHICPYQDCGKRYAHEYKLKNHIASHHEKNNVVDVPAKYSQPPEKVSKTSKASASSAYGSASSDRPYSCPYEGCDKAYIHEYKLNLHLRREHPGHLLEDNAKNPQSAAIDNDLDEGSDHDAYAGRKRGSSKVQKQSKSKANLKLPPTKVARKGSTVSPANMNTAAAKKPWPVKEEIYEEDSEETEEDRDNVEDGWRYAENNEDDDEETEYEED